A window from Diachasmimorpha longicaudata isolate KC_UGA_2023 chromosome 5, iyDiaLong2, whole genome shotgun sequence encodes these proteins:
- the LOC135162805 gene encoding E3 ubiquitin-protein ligase UBR5 isoform X3, with amino-acid sequence MSSIHFVVHPLPGTDDQLNDRLKEVAEKINKYGYVTPPAFSGLKSSVRRIVVGPSHIALLMDDNRICRVAYTVLSDRLDLNKNEPNRNSGKGHGVGSSNSGPSGSGGGGGGGGGSGGGGNGSRTSLSRSRARLMRSSSAIRGGSAGGSGSSGRIGPPGVIMGGGTSTGGGNSGGGSGNSSRPIVSVPAPFVPEDLISQAQVVLQGKSRNLIIRELQRTNLDVNLAVNNLLSRDDEEGDDAEDAADSYVPEDLISLLDGGFSNEHSVIIDADSMFSEDVFGYGVMRSRGSSSRRLGVERDGPLERGSGERDRERDSFSRWRDRQYYGPRRWLETALKDCWEKDPENKKKEMASQSPLWISEELEWWHERSSEPAPKFVQIAALYSELIAISSTGQLYQWKWADSEPYRNLDNPNVHHPKTAYLGLTGEKIVNISATAIRCSVSTESGKVATWLDELLGHVSSRLEHPAQAFTEFTLDRIVSLHTCALYTVAKLESGTLYWWGVLPFAQRKKLWEKYKAKSRKNRPSSSTSNILSAAAVAAAADITYGTYVCMKNSPIYQPGAIGFTIANGVPKVGQLLTAAWNLDSTCRFKILPSIPSNIEKRSDIASSAGATTTTTTATINTAAGSGTSSINNLNQNSCNNTSSSNNKNYKETADRLDMPPPPSPASSTCSDTGSIVTSAPGSHKRQKRLTPRTHDDTETERKDEEDWHLKDVVFVEDVKTVPIGKVIKVDGCYVAVKFFAKDSREGKEKDKDLLREKDYPNTVSSDIKDLTAEELIKLLDDFRLLRKDELQVVKSSVNSRAPDCFQRTPRRVNIADGTTESLLTVSTDGQGIHAILKNSNSKLSYVVYNLSTGRYVQDCYLPSEISSFMGLDSQNISLTSAGENSDCSMLLRDGNNTIYPIAKDCADAIRDPNWLDLVPVTCIGAATIPIPSCSTLPTNSNNLKSQVAVIALVFDNLLLMPKILRCDYDGVKQVLTSLEHEQQQKNNGVQSQIHAILQERCDGNRNILLACVSMCSPSSNKDNDTINNGGGGVGGSGGVARELGTTCQVDGNSTPIEEPIPPLSWPPELDNTSGEEDSLLSIGAASISMMNKATVGNTGPTGSSPNNTNNLNNTNNTNISYITDSTERRNNALLILKYLCESPVLAPYIKELLTGKDAQGQTPLMLAVSVRAYHAALIILDTIQRASKDPKECSSMILPADTSPDLSPLFVTCCNDTCSFTWTGADHINQDIFECRTCGLTGSLCCCTECARVCHRGHDCKLKKTSPTAYCDCWEKCKCKALIAGHQGARYDLLCRLVTSTDLATKINSRGESILLFLVQTVGRQSVEQRQFRSGPRQRSTSASRKTPSSDGLGGADSEMPDHDLEPPRFSRKALERLLNDWPAVQCMIMSGVSDNSQQDQLFGDGAFTSATRQSGTALLDKFTHTLLVKSTSEMLDTLLTTLIRELENDSIPGRQEEANIVARRFVRSVARIFVIFTIEMAPNTTKNRRSATQATPPLIKCRRVFRALIKLAVEELCETADSLIAPVRLGVARPTAPFTLTSSAIEVINGSEELFSIEPLIPHSAQTLDPTLDAAHVQANVVANNNVGDRAVMDEGSDGPSGVVIDGSRDGGEPMDLDGDISEHEVPPNQVTLGEVDRNGIGRVERVGGIAGSESDTELDLLAEAETESDSDDNHSNQDAASAQRSVQTGATAGSDGGMGSILLFPEDESGESSQQEDDESEAGETDEQDTEEFPIGDEQLERRSGSSAHLHRNNLAPVSMQWAIRNRESNPRTAGLRVTGGSSMIFIDPSSMRRSTATSAVAASQEPITMGTTASCLARAFGIVIRMIADLLTMISNYKMNAPALPRLMEVTYQDAASLQMYLEGHLKPTWDWLMVVMDATEAQLRFGVSLTQSADPTHPEHPLNNASSASGRNQRSGITAASAMTPTQGSTRLSVGFTGVGEPPRNAREREGGDAHWARREFLSYCLSLMRAHNGEHRDSLPVLDVSALRHVAYVFDALVYYMRSLNEPLGPSRSDNQKENAVHSYATWNDQDENDNEEGDEDTLHGSNAMETDSVDYPDLLQVPTCGSANSTNSGAGRGRKHPFLQRSDSTLCLGCPPLDPFEANISEALPLADQPHLLQPHSRREDLFGVPRQALAGGSGTNQNPFEGLPTRLGLSTRTADNSGSFGQVIQQGPSGSTMASSSSSETPRRSLASEPGCSRQVPASDKQKLYYPLNDSQMMMNEQIDRAPIIVSPGNQSDMAPKQVKSDCKDLTKTGRSVIVRAGAAAETKAPEILVVPVTDTQAENADEVDPATTSQEISAHETVETSPLESTRLTSNPVSTIGSNISHNILLGRWRLSLDLFGRVFMEDVGLEVGSVVSELGGFPVKEAKFRRDMEKLRNSQQKDITLSKIERDRTQLLVQTMKELNTQYNLYNRRASNTPPLAVNRVKVTFKDEPGEGSGVARSFYTAIANALLANDKLPNLEAAQVGSKYSQYNVLQKLKGRGERDLRRQNPRASAKYRETRRALSFEARSFHPSTTLADGASGSGGSSTSASSTGGSSSSNHALPAGGSHGNHNLSNNEHLTTHQQNLGDRLYPKVHALRPAFSEKITGMLLELTPAQLLMLLASEEALQQKVDEAYELLHNHIQDVTSEALLDLDVFSLTERCASTNKKKIVDNTILDDVEDNAPLFYAPGKRGFYTPRQGRASYERLNAFRNVGRLIGLCLLQNELCPIFLNRHVIKYILSRPIRFHDLAFFDSVIYESLRQLVIDAETKDSNSLFSTLDLTFSIDLCPEEGGGSIELAPNGRDIEVTATNVYDYVRRYAEIRMIKAQEKALEAMREGVFDVLPEGALDGLTSEDFRLLLNGVGDINVSVLISYTSFNDESGESMERLVKFKRWLWSIVEKMTQFERQDLVYFWTGSPALPASEDGFQPMPSVTIRPADDAHLPTANTCISRLYVPLYSSRHVLRHKILLAIKTKNFGFV; translated from the exons ATGAGCTCGATACATTTTGTTGTGCATCCGCTGCCAGGCACTGACGATCAGCTCAATGATAG ACTCAAGGAAGTGGCGGAGAAAATCAACAAATATGGCTATGTTACACCACCAGCGTTTAGCGGACTTAAATCATCCGTTAGGCGTATTGTGGTTGGACCATCTCATATAGCACTACTGATGGACGACAATAGAATCTGTCGTGTTGCGTACACTGTTTTATCAGATCGTCTAGatcttaataaaaatgaacccAACAGAAA CTCTGGAAAGGGTCACGGCGTTGGCAGTTCAAACTCTGGACCGAGCGGCTCTGGAGGTGGaggcggtggtggtggtggcagTGGAGGTGGTGGTAATGGTAGTAGGACAAGTTTATCACGGTCGAGAGCGCGATTAATGCGAAGCAGTTCAGCAATACGTGGTGGTAGTGCTGGTGGTAGCGGTTCAAGTGGAAGAATCGGACCACCTGGTGTCATCATGGGAGGTGGTACAAGTACAGGGGGTGGTAACAGTGGTGGTGGTAGTGGCAATAGTTCAAGACCAATTGTATCAGTACCAGCGCCATTTGTACCTGAGGATCTAATATCGCAGGCACAAGTTGTACTGCAGGGAAAAAGTCGTAATCTGATAATACGTGAATTGCAACGCACCAATCTGGATGTTAATCTGGCTGTCAATAATTTACTATCACGTGATGATGAGGAGGGTGATGATGCTGAAGATGCAGCTGACAGTTATGTACCAGAGGATTTGATATCACTGCTAGATGGTGGCTTTAGTAACGAACATTCAGTCATCATTGACGCTGATTCGATGTTCTCAGAGGATGTTTTTGGATATGGAGTTATGAGAAGTCGTGGAAGTTCATCGAGACGTCTTGGAGTCGAACGTGATGGGCCTCTCGAGAGAGGATCTGGAGAGCGTGATCGGGAACGAGACAGCTTTAGCAGATGGCGTGATCGTCAATACTATGGACCACGAAGATGGCTTGAAACGGCTCTCAAGGATTGTTGGGAGAAAGATCCAGAGAacaagaaaaaagaaatggcTTCACAGAGTCCACTGTGGATTTCAGAAGAGCTCGAGTGGTGGCACGAACGTAGCAGTGAGCCAGCACCAAAATTTGTACAAATAGCAGCACTCTACAGTGAATTAATTGCTATATCATCAACTGGACAACTTTATCAATGGAAATGGGCTGATTCTGAGCCATACAGAAATCTTGATAATCCAAATGTACATCATCCAAAGACAGCGTATCTCGGTCTAACTGGTGAAAAAATAGTCAATATATCGGCAACAGCGATACGTTGTTCAGTTAGTACTGAGAGTGGAAAAGTTGCAACATGGTTGGACGAATTGCTTGGGCATGTTTCATCGCGTTTGGAGCATCCAGCACAAGCATTTACTGAATTTACACTCGATAGAATAGTATCTCTACACACATGCGCACTGTACACTGTCGCCAAATTGGAGAGTGGAACATTGTATTGGTGGGGTGTATTGCCATTCGCTCAGCGCaaaaaattgtgggaaaaATACAAGGCAAAATCTCGGAAAAATCGGCCATCTTCGTCAACATCAAATATCCTATCAGCAGCTGCTGTCGCTGCCGCTGCTGACATCACCTATGGTACCTACGTTTGCATGAAAAATAGTCCCATCTATCAGCCAGGTGCTATTGGCTTCACAATCGCCAATGGTGTACCTAAAGTTGGACAATTATTGACAGCAGCGTGGAATTTAGACTCAACGTGTCGATTTAAAATTCTACCTTCCATACCCTCAAACATCGAAAAACGTTCAGATATAGCTAGCAGTGCCGGTGCTACAACAACAACTACAACTGCAACAATTAATACAGCTGCTGGTAGTGGAACTAGTAGTATTAACAATCTCAATCAAAATAGCTGCAACAATACCTCCAGtagtaacaataaaaattacaaagagACTGCTGATAGACTGGATATgccaccaccaccatcacCAGCATCGAGCACATGCAGTGATACTGGGAGTATCGTTACATCAGCACCTGGTAGTCATAAACGACAGAAACGATTGACACCACGAACTCATGATGACACTGAAACTGAGAGGAAAGATGAGGAGGATTGGCACCTGAAGGATGTTGTCTTCGTTGAAGATGTTAAAACTGTTCCCATTGGGAAAGTTATCAAAGTAGATGGGTGCTATGTTGCTGTGAAATTCTTTGCTAAAGATTCCAGGGAAGGAAAGGAGAAGGATAAAGATCTACTGAGAGAGAAGGATTATCCCAATACAGTGTCGTCAGATATAAAGGATTTGACTGCTGAAGAATTGATCAAACTCCTGGATGATTTTCGATTATTGAGAAAAGATGAGTTACAAGTTGTTAAATCATCAGTTAATTCTCGGGCTCCAGATTGTTTTCAACGAACACCTCGCAGGGTGAACATTGCAGATGGTACAACAGAGAGTCTTCTGACTGTTTCCACCGATGGACAAGGAATTCATGCTATTTTAAAGAACAGCAATAGTAAACTTAGCTATGTTGTATACAATCTCAGCACAGGAAGATACGTGCAAGACTGCTACTTACCATCTGAAATTTCTTCATTCATGGGCCTCGATTCCCAAAATATAAGTTTAACCAGTGCAGGTGAAAATTCTGACTGTTCAATGCTCTTGCGCGATGGCAATAATACAATTTATCCCATTGCTAAGGACTGTGCTGATGCTATTCGTGATCCCAATTGGTTAGATTTAGTGCCAGTGACGTGCATCGGTGCAGCAACAATTCCAATTCCCAGTTGCTCAACTCTACCAACTAATTCAAACAATCTGAAGAGTCAAGTAGCTGTTATTGCATTGGTCTTTGACAATCTGTTGCTTATGCCAAAAATTCTCCGATGCGATTACGATGGAGTTAAACAAGTTCTTACAAGTCTTGAGCATGAACAACAGCAGAAAAACAACGGCGTTCAGAGTCAAATTCATGCAATTCTTCAAGAACGTTGTGATGGAAATAGAAACATCCTTCTAGCCTGTGTGAGCATGTGCTCACCCTCATCCAATAAAGACAATGATACAATCAATAATGGTGGAGGTGGTGTGGGGGGTAGTGGAGGTGTAGCAAGAGAATTGGGGACAACTTGTCAAGTTGATGGGAATTCAACACCAATTGAGGAACCAATACCACCACTGAGTTGGCCACCAGAGTTGGATAATACGTCAGGAGAAGAGGACAGCCTATTGAGTATTGGTGCAGCAAGTATTTCCATGATGAACAAAGCGACAGTGGGAAATACTGGACCAACTGGATCCAGTCCAAACAATACGAATAATCTAAACAATACAAATAATACGAACATAAGCTACATCACCGATTCAACTGAGCGCAGAAACAATGCTTTATTAATTCTGAAATATTTGTGCGAGAGTCCGGTACTAGCCCCATACATCAAGGAGCTATTAACTGGCAAAGATGCTCAAGGCCAGACACCACTCATGCTTGCTGTGTCTGTTCGTGCTTATCATGCAGCTTTAATAATTCTCGACACAATCCAAAGAGCCAGCAAAGATCCAAAGGAATGTTCTTCTATGATTTTACCAGCTGACACAAGTCCCGATCTTTCACCACTATTCGTTACATGCTGCAATGACACGTGCTCTTTTACGTGGACAGGCGCTGATCACATAAACCAAGATATTTTCGAATGTCGTACATGCGGACTAACCGGCTCCCTCTGTTGTTGCACTGAGTGTGCTCGTGTCTGTCATCGTGGTCATGATTGTAAATTGAAGAAAACATCGCCAACGGCCTATTGCGATTGCTGGGAAAAATGTAAATGCAAAGCTCTCATTGCTGGACACCAAGGGGCGCGTTATGATCTTCTTTGCCGACTTGTCACCAGTACAGATCTTGCTACCAAGATTAATTCACGTGGAGAGAGTATTCTTCTGTTTCTCGTTCAAACAGTTGGTAGACAATCGGTTGAACAACGACAATTCCGTTCAGGTCCTAGACAACGTTCAACATCAGCCAGTAGGAAGACACCATCATCCGATGGTTTAGGTGGTGCTGATTCAGAGATGCCTGATCATGATTTGGAACCACCGAGATTCAGCAGAAAAGCCCTGGAGAGACTTCTCAATGATTGGCCTGCTGTTCAATGTATGATTATGTCTGGAGTTTCTGATAATTCTCAACAAGATCAACTTTTTGGAGATGGAGCATTTACGTCCGCAACTCGTCAAAGTGGCACTGCCCTTCTTGATAAATTTACTCACACACTTTTAGTGAAAAGCACATCTGAAATGTTGGACACGTTATTAACAACGCTTATTCGAGAATTGGAGAACGATTCAATTCCAGGACGTCAGGAGGAAGCTAATATCGTAGCACGCAGATTCGTACGTTCTGTAGCAAGAATTTTCGTGATATTCACTATAGAAATGGCACCAAATACTACAAAAAATCGTAGAAGCGCAACACAAGCTACTCCACCTCTCATTAAATGTCGTCGAGTTTTCAGGGCTCTAATTAAATTAGCTGTTGAAGAGCTCTGTGAAACTGCTGACTCTTTGATTGCACCAGTCAGACTGGGCGTTGCAAGACCAACAGCACCTTTTACACTTACAAGTTCAGCAATTGAAGTGATTAATGGCTCAGAAGAGTTATTCTCTATTGAACCACTCATACCCCACAGTGCACAGACTCTCGATCCAACTCTTGATGCGGCTCACGTTCAAGCCAATGTCGTTGCTAATAATAATGTTGGAGATCGTGCTGTTATGGATGAAGGATCTGATGGCCCAAGTGGAGTTGTCATTGATGGTAGTAGAGATGGTGGTGAGCCAATGGATCTCGATGGTGACATCAGTGAACACGAGGTACCCCCAAATCAAGTGACACTTGGAGAGGTCGATAGAAATGGAATTGGACGGGTTGAACGAGTTGGTGGTATTGCTGGAAGTGAATCAGACACAGAGCTAGATCTTCTTGCTGAAGCAGAAACAGAATCTGATTCAGATGATAATCACAGCAATCAAGATGCTGCCTCAGCGCAGAGGAGTGTTCAAACTGGCGCGACAGCTGGTTCCGATGGTGGTATGGGATCAATTTTACTCTTCCCTGAGGATGAGTCTGGGGAATCGAGTCAGCAGGAAGATGATGAGAGTGAGGCAGGTGAAACTGATGAACAGGATACTGAAGAGTTTCCCATTGGCGATGAACAATTGGAAAGAAGGAGTGGATCTTCAGCTCATTTACACAGAAACAATCTAGCTCCAGTGTCCATGCAGTGGGCAATCAGAAATCGTGAATCCAATCCTCGAACAGCGGGACTCCGAGTCACTGGTGGAAGTagtatgatttttattgatccTTCATCTATGAGACGTTCAACTGCCACATCAGCAGTTGCTGCTTCACAAGAACCAATCACAATGGGGACAACTGCAAGTTGTCTTGCTAGAGCTTTTGGAATTGTCATCAGAATGATTGCTGATTTATTGACGATGATATCGAATTATAAAATGAATGCACCTGCTTTACCGAGACTCATGGAAGTTACATATCAAGATGCTGCGAGCTTACAG ATGTATCTTGAGGGACATTTAAAACCAACCTGGGACTGGCTTATGGTAGTGATGGACGCAACAGAGGCTCAATTACGTTTCGGTGTATCACTAACTCAAAGTGCTGATCCAACTCATCCAGAGCATCCACTCAACAATGCATCATCAGCATCAG GTCGAAATCAACGCAGTGGTATAACCGCTGCATCCGCCATGACACCAACTCAAGGCTCAACGAGGCTCTCAGTTGGTTTTACAGGAGTTGGCGAGCCTCCCAGAAATGCACGAGAGCGTGAAG GAGGCGATGCACACTGGGCCCGACGTGAGTTCCTCTCATACTGTTTATCCTTGATGCGAGCTCACAATGGAGAACATAGAGATAGTCTACCAGTCTTGGATGTATCAGCACTGCGACATGTGGCATATGTTTTTGACGCTCTTGTTTACTACATGCGGTCTCTCAACGAACCCTTGGGCCCATCACGGAGTGACAATCAGAAAGAAAATGCAGTACATTCGTATGCTACGTGGAACGATCAGGATGAAAATGACAATGAAGAAGGCGACGAAGATACTCTCCACGGTAGCAACGCAATGGAAACCGACTCAGTCGATTACCCTGATTTACTTCAAGTACCGACTTGTGGCTCGGCTAATTCCACAAATTCAGGAGCTGGAAGAGGTAGAAAACACCCATTTTTGCAGAGATCAGATTCAACTCTATGTTTAGGATGCCCTCCATTGGATCCATTTGAAGCGAATATAAGTGAGGCTCTTCCATTGGCTGATCAACCGCATTTATTACAACCACATTCGAGACGGGAGGATCTTTTTGGTGTACCTAGACAGGCTCTCGCTGGTGGTTCAGGAACAAATCAGAATCCATTCGAGGGACTCCCAACAAGGTTAGGCCTTTCAACCCGTACAGCTGATAATTCAGGAAGCTTTGGTCAAGTGATTCAGCAAGGTCCCAGCGGAAGCACGATggcttcatcatcatcaagtGAGACACCACGAAGAAGTCTCGCAAGTGAGCCAGGATGTAGTAGACAAGTGCCAGCGTCAGATAAACAGAAATTGTATTATCCTCTTAATGACAGCCAGATGATGATGAATGAACAGATTGACAGAGCACCAATTATTGTCTCTCCGGGTAATCAAAGTGACATGGCACCTAAGCAAGTGAAGAGCGATTGCAAAGATTTGACAAAAACTGGTAGAAGTGTTATTGTGAGAGCTGGTGCTGCTGCAGAAACAAAAGCGCCAGAGATATTGGTTGTACCAGTGACTGATACACAGGCTGAGAATGCAGATGAGGTAGATCCAGCAACAACTAGTCAAGAGATATCAGCTCACGAGACTGTTGAAACAAGCCCCCTTGAATCGACAAGATTAACTTCAAATCCAGTTAGTACAATTGGATCCAATATATCCCACAACATTCTCCTTGGACGTTGGAGGCTGTCACTTGATCTATTTGGTCGTGTATTTATGGAGGATGTTGGACTTGAAGTTGGATCAGTTGTATCAGAATTGGGAGGTTTTCCAGTTAAAGAAGCAAAATTTCGTCGAGACATGGAGAAATTGAGGAATTCCCAGCAGAAAGATATAACACTATCGAAAATTGAACGGGATCGCACGCAATTACTGGTGCAAACAATGAAAGAACTGAATACTCAGTACAATCTTTACAACAGAAGAGCATCAAATACACCACCATTGGCAGTTAATCGTGTGAAAGTAACATTCAAAGATGAACCTGGTGAGGGCTCGGGTGTTGCTAGAAGTTTCTACACTGCTATTGCTAATGCCTTACTTGCTAACGACAAACTGCCAAATCTCGAAGCAGCCCAAGTTGGCTCCAAGTACTCGCAGTACAATGTTTTGCAAAAATTGAAGGGCCGAGGAGAGCGTGATCTTCGACGACAAAATCCACGTGCATCTGCTAAATATCGAGAGACAAGACGAGCATTGTCATTCGAAGCTCGTTCATTCCATCCGTCAACGACACTTGCTGATGGTGCTAGTGGTAGCGGTGGTAGCAGCACCAGTGCTTCATCAACTGGTGGATCTTCATCGAGTAATCATGCACTGCCTGCTGGTGGGAGCCATGGCAATCATAATCTGTCGAATAATGAGCATTTAACAACGCATCAGCAAAATCTGGGTGATCGATTGTATCCAAAAGTACATGCATTGAGACCAGCATTCTCTGAAAAAATAACTGGAATGCTGTTGGAGTTGACGCCTGCCCAGTTATTGATGCTTCTAGCCTCCGAGGAAGCATTGCAACAAAAAGTCGATGAAGCTTATGAATTGTTACACAATCATATTCAAGACGTCACGAGTGAGGCACTGTTGGATCTtgatgtttttagtttaacTGAACGATGTGCTAGTactaataagaaaaaaattgttgataatacAATACTTGATGACGTTGAGGATAACGCCCCATTATTTTATGCACCTGGTAAACGTGGCTTTTATACGCCAAGACAGGGACGAGCAAGTTATGAACGATTGAATGCATTCAGAAATGTGGGCAGACTTATAGGGCTTTGTCTATTACAAAATGAATTATGCCCTATATTTCTCAATCGCCATGTTATTAAATATATTCTATCAAGGCCCATACGATTTCACGATTTGGCATTTTTTGATTCTGTTATTTATGAGAGTCTTCGACAATTGGTTATCGATGCTGAGACTAAAGACAGTAACAGCCTCTTCTCAACACTCGATCTTACATTCAGTATTGATCTATGCCCTGAGGAAGGTGGTGGATCTATTGAACTTGCACCAAATGGCCGTGATATCGAAGTTACTGCCACTAATGTTTACGATTACGTACGAAGATATGCGGAAATCAGGATGATCAAAGCACAGGAGAAAGCACTTGAAGCAATGCGTGAGGGGGTTTTCGATGTACTACCAGAAGGTGCACTAGACGGCCTAACGTCTGAGGATTTCAGGTTGCTGCTTAATGGAGTTGGAGATATCAATGTCTCGGTTCTTATATCATACACATCGTTCAATGATGAATCGGGAGAATCCATGGAGAGACTCGTTAAATTCAAGAGATGGTTGTGGTCGATCGTCGAGAAGATGACTCAGTTCGAGCGTCAAGACTTG GTTTACTTCTGGACGGGTTCTCCAGCCTTGCCCGCCAGTGAGGATGGCTTTCAACCTATGCCGAGCGTCACCATCAGACCGGCCGATGACGCGCATTTACCAACGGCAAACACGTGCATCTCACGTCTCTACGTTCCATTGTACAGTTCACGCCACGTACTTCGTCACAAGATACTACTTGCTATAAAAACTAAGAACTTTGGATTCGTATGA